The Bacteroidota bacterium genome includes a region encoding these proteins:
- a CDS encoding T9SS type A sorting domain-containing protein, whose protein sequence is MKRFTLFMVVILFSGILFAQQNKINVVISIKCTNAPQFSIWNDTIREGQKYAFQAKNLPAPYNVAQSLYNAMVGSYIMFEDGCINQDIQVRITLNGVNCSNGLFNPANLANLFINWRIEVYSFNGLDPLGSPFNFTSPNKFRLVLMRSQQFSQFLTMAGINPVAVLAFAYLTATNTFDLTGITTELFPDSIRVRVSHFSDLVGSTQGSLTSTNETITEIPAAFALDQNYPNPFNPSTKIRYSVPERSDVLIRVFDIMGTEVAKIVNESKEAGVYEASFDAAGLPSGMYMYELRAGSVVISKKMLLLK, encoded by the coding sequence ATGAAAAGATTTACACTTTTCATGGTTGTTATTCTGTTCTCGGGCATACTGTTTGCTCAGCAGAACAAGATTAATGTGGTCATCTCCATCAAGTGTACAAACGCACCGCAGTTTTCCATTTGGAATGACACAATTCGTGAGGGGCAGAAATATGCTTTTCAAGCCAAGAATCTTCCTGCACCTTATAATGTGGCACAATCACTCTACAATGCAATGGTTGGATCATACATCATGTTTGAGGACGGGTGTATAAACCAGGATATTCAGGTAAGAATCACGCTAAACGGAGTAAATTGTTCCAATGGATTATTCAATCCGGCTAATCTTGCAAACCTGTTTATCAACTGGAGGATAGAGGTTTACTCATTTAACGGACTTGATCCACTAGGTTCACCCTTTAATTTCACATCACCAAACAAATTCAGACTTGTTCTGATGCGTTCGCAACAGTTCAGCCAGTTCCTCACAATGGCAGGTATCAACCCTGTTGCTGTGCTGGCATTTGCGTATTTAACTGCTACAAATACATTTGATCTGACAGGAATTACCACCGAGCTGTTTCCGGATTCCATCAGAGTAAGAGTATCCCATTTTTCAGATCTCGTCGGAAGTACTCAGGGAAGTCTGACCTCCACGAATGAAACGATAACGGAGATACCGGCTGCATTTGCTCTCGATCAAAATTACCCAAATCCGTTTAATCCTTCCACAAAGATTCGCTATTCAGTACCCGAAAGGTCGGATGTGCTGATCAGAGTCTTTGACATAATGGGAACGGAAGTGGCGAAAATAGTGAATGAATCGAAGGAAGCCGGGGTCTATGAGGCATCATTCGATGCAGCAGGATTGCCTTCAGGAATGTACATGTATGAACTGAGAGCAGGAAGTGTCGTAATCAGTAAAAAAATGCTGCTGCTCAAGTAA